One window of the Solanum stenotomum isolate F172 chromosome 11, ASM1918654v1, whole genome shotgun sequence genome contains the following:
- the LOC125846137 gene encoding probable LRR receptor-like serine/threonine-protein kinase At3g47570, giving the protein MSSLIFHFLFFLLFCLSKCCAQGNDTDHLALISFKNAIISDPLNITASWNESSHFCSWIGITCGNKHRRVIMIVLNSSELFGPLSPAVGNLSFLRVLWLSRNSFTGQIPGEIGKLSRLRRLNLANNSFSGEIPRNISRCSNLNYIHLGNNNLSGRIPTELRSLNKLENLLLQLNKLTGEVPAYLGNHSSLLAIALGDNQLHGKIPDIFGGLKHLVFLDFALNYLSGEIPMSIFNLSSLHTLQITFNKFEGGLPSDMGFNLPSLKFFLLVGNQLTGKVPTSVLNSTSLMEFGIDGNNFTGQVPAFGNQKDLYWLGLAENHFGNGMLDDLKFIYSLQNCTSLEQLILENNNLGGVLPRDIGNMSNLLRLSVGGNLIQGNIPTEILQLENLQVLGLEKNNFTGMIPESIGQLSQLSRLYIHHNRFSGEIPHSLGNLMRLIELDLGSNNLQGTVPSSLGSCKFLSLLYLNGNQLSGLIPKELFGLSLIEFDLSNNHLTGYFPVGIGSGNLTGLINLIYMNHSYNNLSGEIPSSFGTLTSLRELYLGNNALQGVIPTSLSFLRSLEYMDLSHNHFVGRIPKFLDELVSLKFLNLSYNDLEGEVPLKGAFRNMSAVSLVGNSELCGGIPEFKMPKCSNKVASRRRRLSHRLIIVMLVIGGLLAATTVALLIFLCARRKKRSTSSENSSLDVIPRVTYNSLYKETNGFSTSNMIGSGAFSFVYRGILEENGKFVAIKVLKLQVRGASKSFLTECEALRHIKHRNLVKLLTSCSSIDYQGSDFKALIYEYMANGNLANWLHNRSTDGEENHEPKTLNMLQRLNVIVDVASALDYLHHQSGTPLTHCDIKPNNVLLDEDFVAHLGDFGLARFLPDAANLLSLSQSASSLNIRGTIGYVPPEYATGNTFSTYGDVYSYGILLLETFTGRSPTDEIFKDGLNLHDFVKRAIPEQVKDVSDPKLVYDETGRLISNNKIIECLTLIFRVGIACSVDSAKDHMDIANVVNELNVIKDAFLRN; this is encoded by the exons ATGTCCTCTCTAATTTTCCACTTTCTATTCTTCTTACTGTTTTGCCTCTCAAAGTGTTGTGCACAAGGAAATGATACTGATCATTTGGCCCTGATTTCCTTTAAAAATGCAATAATATCAGATCCACTTAACATAACAGCTTCTTGGAATGAATCTAGTCATTTCTGCAGCTGGATTGGCATAACATGTGGCAACAAACATCGTCGAGTCATTATGATTGTCTTGAACTCTAGTGAATTGTTTGGTCCATTGTCACCAGCAGTTGGTAATCTTAGTTTCCTCAGGGTACTTTGGCTCAGCAGAAACAGTTTCACTGGCCAAATCCCTGGAGAGATAGGAAAGCTATCGAGATTACGGAGGTTGAACTTAGCAAACAATTCATTTTCTGGTGAAATACCAAGAAACATATCGCGGTGCTCCAATcttaattatattcatttaggTAATAACAATCTGAGTGGAAGGATTCCAACAGAGTTGAGATCATTGAATAAACTTGAGAATTTACTACTTCAGTTGAATAAATTGACTGGAGAAGTTCCAGCTTATCTAGGTAATCATTCTTCACTCTTGGCAATTGCATTAGGAGATAATCAATTACATGGAAAGATACCTGATATTTTTGGTGGACTCAAACATTTGgtgtttcttgattttgctTTGAATTATTTGTCTGGAGAGATTCCTATGTCGATTTTCAACTTGTCATCATTGCACACACTTCAGATAACttttaataaatttgaaggGGGTCTTCCATCAGATATGGGGTTCAATCTTCCAAGTTTAAAGTTCTTTCTCCTTGTGGGAAATCAACTGACAGGAAAGGTTCCTACTTCAGTACTGAATTCTACATCACTTATGGAATTTGGTATCGACGGGAATAATTTCACTGGACAAGTACCAGCCTTTGGAAACCAAAAGGATTTGTACTGGCTTGGACTTGCTGAAAATCATTTTGGAAATGGAATGTTGGATGATTTGAAGTTTATCTACTCCCTACAAAATTGTACAAGTTTAGAGCAGCTAATACTGGAAAACAACAATCTTGGAGGAGTACTGCCAAGAGATATAGGCAACATGTCCAATCTTTTGCGGCTTTCTGTAGGGGGGAATCTCATCCAAGGAAACATTCCCACAGAGATTTTACAGCTTGAAAACCTGCAAGTACTTGGTCtcgagaaaaataattttactggTATGATTCCTGAGTCTATTGGACAACTAAGCCAACTTAGTAGGTTATACATTCACCACAACAGATTTTCAGGTGAGATTCCACATTCTCTTGGAAATTTGATGAGGTTGATTGAACTCGATTTGGGATCAAACAACTTGCAAGGTACTGTGCCTTCAAGTCTTGGAAGCTGCAAGTTCTTATCACTCTTGTATCTGAATGGAAATCAACTTAGTGGTCTTATACCGAAAGAACTGTTTGGGCTCTCCCTTATAGAGTTTGACCTCTCAAACAACCACTTGACGGGGTATTTTCCTGTAGGGATTGGCTCTGGAAACTTGACTGGATTGATAAACTTGATCTACATGAACCATTCATACAACAATTTATCAGGTGAAATACCAAGCAGCTTTGGCACTTTGACTAGTTTGAGGGAGCTATACCTTGGTAACAATGCCCTTCAGGGAGTTATTCCTACATCCTTAAGTTTTTTGAGAAGTCTTGAATATATGGATCTTTCTCATAACCACTTTGTAGGGAGGATCCCAAAGTTTCTGGATGAACTTGTCTCCttgaaattcttaaatttgTCTTATAATGATTTGGAGGGTGAGGTGCCTTTGAAAGGAGCTTTCAGAAACATGAGTGCTGTTTCACTTGTTGGGAACAGTGAGCTATGTGGTGGTATTCCAGAGTTCAAAATGCCAAAGTGCAGCAACAAAGTAGCGTCAAGAAGACGAAGGTTATCTCATAGATTGATAATAGTAATGCTGGTTATTGGAGGATTATTGGCAGCAACCACAGTGGCCcttcttattttcttgtgtGCTAGAAGAAAAAAGAGGTCCACTTCATCGGAGAATTCATCGTTGGACGTGATCCCAAGAGTGACTTACAATAGTCTTTACAAAGAAACTAATGGCTTCTCTACGTCAAACATGATTGGTTCGGGTGCATTTAGCTTCGTATACAGAGGCATTCTAGAGGAAAATGGAAAATTTGTTGCCATAAAGGTGCTCAAACTCCAAGTTAGGGGAGCTTCTAAGAGCTTTCTTACTGAATGTGAAGCACTAAGGCATATCAAGCATAGAAACCTGGTAAAACTCTTAACATCATGTTCAAGCATTGATTACCAAGGTAGCGACTTCAAGGCTCTCATTTATGAATACATGGCCAATGGTAATTTGGCAAATTGGTTGCACAATAGAAGTACAGATGGTGAAGAAAATCATGAGCCTAAAACTTTGAACATGCTACAGAGACTCAATGTAATAGTTGATGTGGCTTCTGCATTAGATTATCTTCATCATCAATCTGGAACGCCATTGACACATTGCGATATCAAACCAAATAATGTGCTTTTGGATGAAGATTTTGTTGCTCATTTAGGTGACTTTGGACTGGCAAGGTTTCTGCCTGATGCTGCAAATCTGCTCTCCTTAAGCCAATCAGCCAGCTCTCTCAATATAAGAGGAACTATTGGATACGTTCCACCTG AATATGCTACAGGTAATACGTTTTCGACCTATGGAGATGTCTATAGTTATGGAATTCTACTTTTGGAAACATTTACTGGAAGAAGTCCAACTGATGAGATTTTCAAGGATGGTCTAAACCTTCATGATTTTGTTAAGAGAGCCATACCTGAGCAAGTGAAAGATGTTTCTGATCCTAAACTTGTCTATGATGAAACGGGCAGACTGATCagcaacaataaaataatcGAGTGCCTCACATTGATTTTTCGAGTTGGGATTGCTTGTTCAGTGGACTCTGCAAAAGATCACATGGACATTGCCAATGTTGTTAATGAACTGAATGTAATCAAAGATGCCTTCCTGAGGAACTAG
- the LOC125845273 gene encoding receptor protein-tyrosine kinase CEPR2-like: protein MSRIQTLHSLQILAIFLKFLVFFCQPSNSLSVETEALLEFKKHLVDPLNVLESWKYSDSPCKFYGIQCDKHTGLVTEISLDNKSLYGFISPSISVLQSITSLVLPSNHLSGNLPSELADCANLKVLNVTDNNMNGTIPDLSSLAKLEVLDLSDNCFSGKFPAWFGKLTSLVALGLGGNEYDEGKLPDLFGKLKKVYWLFLAGSNLTGQIPESIFEMEALGTLDISKNQISGNFPKSINKLRNLFKIELYQNNLTGELPVELVDLIHLQEIDVSRNQLHGTLPKGIDNLKNITVFQIFKNNFSGEIPAGFGDLQHLNGFAVYNNSFTGEIPANLGRFSPLNSIDISENKFSGAFPKYLCQNNNLQNLLAVENSFTGEFPGNYASCKTLMRLRVSQNQLSGRIDEGLWGLPEVTMIDFSDNNFTGTVSPGIGAATKLNQLVLSNNRFSGDLPKELGKLTQLERLYLDNNEFSGIIPSELGSLKQISSLYLEKNSLSGSIPSELGEFPRLANLNLASNLLTGNIPHSLSMMASLNSLNLSSNKLSGSIPTSLDNLKLSSLDLSNNQLTGRVPTDLLTVGGEKAFVGNKGLCVDQSIRNVRRNSGLGACSGKAAQEVLMKSKLVVFCIVLLSLAVLMGVFMFVSYWKYKHNAEADSEKRPGHANGMDPKWKLSSFQHVELDVDEICDVGEDKLIGSGGTGKVYRLDLKKGCGTVAVKQLWKGNEVKVLTREMDILGKIRHRNIVKLYASLMSEGSNLLVFEYLPNGNLFEALHREVKAGKTELDWYQRYKIAVGTAKGIAYLHHDCVPPIIHRDIKSTNILLDEEYEAKVSDFGVAKVSEISSRVSEFSCFAGTHGYLAPELAYTSRVTEKSDVYSFGVVLLELVTGRKPIEEAYGEGKDLVYWASTHLNDKGSVLNILDQKVVSELVQDDMIKVLRISALCTTKLPNLRPSMKEVVKMLVDAEP from the exons ATGTCTAGAATCCAAACTCTCCATTCCCTCCAAATCCTTGCtattttcttgaagtttcttgttttcttttgccAGCCGTCTAATTCATTGTCTGTTGAGACAGAAGCACTTCTTGAATTTAAAAAGCATCTTGTTGACCCTTTGAATGTCTTGGAATCTTGGAAATATTCAGATTCCCCTTGTAAATTCTATGGCATTCAATGTGACAAACACACTGGCTTGGTCACTGAAATTTCACTTGACAATAAGTCCCTTTATGGATTTATTTCCCCTTCAATATCTGTCCTCCAAAGCATTACTTCTCTAGTTCTTCCTTCAAATCACCTGTCTGGAAATCTTCCAAGTGAATTGGCGGATTGCGCCAATCTCAAAGTATTGAATGTTACTGACAATAACATGAACGGTACGATACCTGATTTATCTAGCTTGGCTAAGTTGGAGGTGTTAGACTTGTCAGATAACTGTTTTTCTGGAAAGTTTCCAGCTTGGTTTGGAAAGTTGACTAGTTTGGTTGCATTAGGCCTTGGTGGAAATGAGTATGATGAAGGTAAACTTCCTGATTTATTTGGGAAGTTGAAGAAAGTTTATTGGCTTTTCTTGGCAGGGTCAAATTTGACAGGACAAATCCCGGAATCTATTTTCGAAATGGAGGCACTAGGTACTTTAGATATTTCGAAAAACCAGATATCCGGGAATTTTCCAAAGTCCATAAACAAGCTGCGAAATCTCTTCAAGATTGAACTTTATCAAAACAATTTGACCGGGGAATTGCCAGTAGAACTTGTAGACCTTATACATCTGCAGGAAATTGATGTATCTAGAAACCAGCTGCATGGGACTTTGCCTAAGGGGATTGACAACCTGAAGAATATAAcggtttttcaaatattcaaGAACAATTTCTCTGGGGAAATCCCTGCAGGATTTGGAGATTTGCAGCATCTTAATGGCTTTGCTGTGTACAACAACAGTTTTACTGGAGAAATTCCAGCTAATCTTGGCCGGTTTTCGCCACTGAATAGCATAGACATATCTGAGAACAAGTTTAGTGGTGCatttccaaaatatttatgtCAAAACAACAACTTGCAAAATTTGCTTGCTGTTGAAAACAGTTTCACAGGGGAGTTTCCAGGTAATTATGCTTCTTGCAAGACTTTAATGAGATTGAGGGTGAGTCAGAATCAACTCTCTGGGAGAATTGATGAGGGTTTATGGGGGCTTCCAGAAGTCACAATGATAGATTTCAGTGACAACAACTTCACTGGAACTGTATCTCCTGGAATCGGGGCTGCGACTAAGTTGAATCAGTTGGTATTATCAAACAACAGATTTTCAGGTGACCTTCCAAAAGAACTTGGAAAGCTCACACAGTTGGAAAGGCTATATTTGGATAACAATGAATTCTCTGGCATAATACCATCTGAACTTGGCTCATTGAAGCAAATTTCATCTTTGTATTTAGAGAAAAACTCACTTTCCGGGTCGATACCATCGGAGTTGGGTGAGTTTCCCAGGTTGGCAAACTTGAATCTTGCTTCAAATCTTCTCACAGGCAACATACCGCATTCGTTGTCAATGATGGCCTCGTTGAACTCTCTGAATCTTTCGAGTAACAAACTCAGTGGCTCAATTCCAACAAGCTTGGATAACCTGAAGTTATCTTCATTGGACCTCTCTAACAATCAGCTAACTGGAAGAGTTCCTACAGATCTTTTGACGGTGGGAGGAGAAAAGGCATTTGTAGGAAACAAGGGGCTTTGTGTTGATCAAAGCATCAGGAATGTCCGAAGGAACTCAGGCTTGGGCGCTTGTAGTGGAAAGGCTGCTCAGGAAGTGCTCATGAAGAGCAAACTAGTTGTGTTTTGCATTGTATTACTTTCTTTGGCAGTTCTAATGGGTGTTTTCATGTTTGTGAGTTACTGGAAGTACAAGCACAACGCTGAAGCTGATTCAGAAAAGCGTCCGGGACATGCTAATGGAATGGATCCAAAATGGAAGCTTTCAAGCTTCCAACATGTGGAACTTGATGTAGATGAAATTTGTGATGTTGGTGAGGATAAATTGATAGGAAGTGGAGGAACAGGAAAAGTTTATCGGTTAGATTTGAAGAAAGGTTGTGGCACAGTGGCAGTAAAGCAGCTTTGGAAAGGAAATGAGGTGAAAGTTTTGACAAGGGAAATGGACATTCTAGGAAAGATCAGGCATCGAAATATAGTTAAACTGTATGCCAGTCTAATGAGCGAAGGTTCGAATTTGTTGGTTTTCGAGTACTTGCCAAATGGTAATTTATTCGAGGCACTACACCGAGAAGTCAAGGCTGGGAAGACAGAATTAGATTGGTACCAGAGGTATAAAATTGCAGTTGGAACTGCAAAGGGAATCGCTTATTTGCACCATGATTGTGTCCCTCCTATAATTCATAGAGATATCAAGTCAACAAATATTCTACTTGATGAGGAGTATGAAGCGAAAGTTTCTGATTTCGGGGTTGCTAAAGTTTCAGAAATTTCCTCTAGAGTCTCCGAGTTCAGCTGCTTTGCAGGCACTCACGGCTATTTAGCTCCTG AGCTAGCATATACTTCCAGAGTGACAGAAAAGAGCGATGTATACAGCTTTGGAGTTGTTCTATTAGAATTAGTAACCGGAAGGAAACCAATAGAGGAAGCCTATGGAGAAGGCAAAGACTTGGTTTATTGGGCATCAACTCATCTAAATGACAAAGGAAGTGTTCTGAATATTCTTGATCAAAAGGTGGTTTCCGAGCTTGTCCAAGATGACATGATCAAAGTGTTGAGGATTTCTGCCCTATGTACGACTAAGCTTCCTAATTTACGCCCCAGCATGAAAGAAGTAGTAAAGATGCTTGTTGATGCTGAACCTTGA